A genome region from Verrucomicrobiota bacterium includes the following:
- a CDS encoding TlpA family protein disulfide reductase — protein MIKKTLFVFVVAALTLSAGPAIAAEKTNPKADLQALVVKVKEKLKQEKNTEQDLADELKEFDALLEKHKADKTDEVAEILFMKAVLYLEIMENFEKALDHVKRLKTDFPDTKRAKGADDMITLIQKQDSAHRMQKSLVVGAKFPDFEEKDIAGKLLSIANYKGKVVLVDFWATWCGPCIGELPNVLKTYEKHHGKGFEIIGISLDKDEAALTGFIKKRNMGWQQFFDGKGWENKLAEKYGILSIPATFLLDGEGKIVAKDLRGEALEAEVAKLVAKP, from the coding sequence ATGATCAAAAAAACACTGTTCGTGTTCGTCGTTGCCGCGCTGACCCTTTCGGCCGGCCCTGCAATCGCTGCGGAGAAAACCAATCCCAAAGCCGACCTCCAGGCGCTGGTCGTGAAGGTCAAGGAGAAGCTTAAGCAGGAGAAGAATACGGAGCAGGACTTGGCCGACGAACTCAAGGAATTCGACGCGCTGTTGGAGAAGCACAAAGCTGACAAAACTGACGAGGTCGCTGAAATCCTCTTCATGAAAGCCGTCCTGTATCTGGAGATCATGGAGAATTTCGAGAAAGCTCTGGATCATGTCAAACGGCTCAAAACCGACTTCCCCGACACGAAACGGGCCAAGGGCGCCGACGACATGATCACCTTGATCCAGAAGCAGGATAGCGCGCACAGGATGCAGAAATCTCTTGTCGTAGGCGCCAAGTTCCCAGACTTCGAAGAAAAGGATATCGCCGGCAAGCTGTTGTCCATTGCCAACTACAAAGGCAAAGTTGTGCTGGTCGATTTCTGGGCGACATGGTGCGGCCCGTGCATCGGCGAATTGCCCAATGTGCTCAAGACCTACGAGAAACATCACGGCAAGGGATTTGAAATCATCGGCATCAGCCTGGACAAGGACGAGGCGGCTTTGACGGGCTTCATTAAGAAGCGAAACATGGGCTGGCAACAATTCTTCGACGGAAAAGGCTGGGAGAACAAACTCGCCGAGAAATACGGCATCCTCAGCATCCCCGCCACGTTCCTGCTCGACGGCGAAGGCAAAATCGTCGCCAAAGATTTAAGAGGCGAAGCGCTGGAAGCGGAGGTCGCCAAACTCGTGGCGAAGCCCTAA